A stretch of Elgaria multicarinata webbii isolate HBS135686 ecotype San Diego chromosome 5, rElgMul1.1.pri, whole genome shotgun sequence DNA encodes these proteins:
- the MTMR6 gene encoding myotubularin-related protein 6 produces MEHIRTTKVEQVKLLDRFSTSVKSQTGTLYLTATHLLFIDSSQKETWILHHHIAAVEKLALTTSGCPLVIQCKNFRIVHFIVPRERDCHDIYNSLLQLSRPARYDELYAFSYNPKQNEAERVRGWQLIDLADEYNRMGVADSNWQLTDANRDYKICETYPRELYVPRTASKHIIVGSSKFRSKGRFPVLSYYHKDNEAAICRCSQPLSGFSARCLEDEQMLQEISKATPASSYMYVVDTRPKLNALANRAAGKGYENEDNYSNIRFQFVGIENIHVMRSSLQKLLEVCGTRGLTVNDFLSGLESSGWLRHIKAVLDAAIFLAKAIALERASVLVHCSDGWDRTSQVCSLGSLLLDPFYRTIKGFMVLVEKDWIAFGHKFSDRYGQLDGDPKEISPVFTQFLESVWHLTEQFPQAFEYNEAFLLQIHEHVHSCQFGNFIGNCQKDREELRLKEKTYSLWPFLLDEHEKYLNPVYNENFSESLTVLEPDTVSFNFKFWRNMYHQFDHTMHPRQSVLSHVMSMSEQNKLLEKDIKELEAKLGHVKKELDTAFTKETLRSVHPVSPVLKTPQCFKKEQPLLHGNDCIRTIEGSNAADNRYSEYMEELSKTEPNVVSLEYGVARMTC; encoded by the exons ATACTGCACCATCATATTGCTGCCGTGGAGAAACTTGCCTTGACTACTTCCGGCTGCCCCTTGGTGATCCAATGCAAGAACTTCAGGATAGTCCACTTCATTGTACCCAGAGAAAGGGATTGCCATGATATTTATAACTCATTGCTCCAGCTTTCGAGGCCAG CAAGATATGATGAACTGTATGCCTTCTCATACAATCCAAAGCAAAACGAGGCGGAGAGAGTGCGAGGCTGGCAGCTGATTGACTTAGCAGATGAGTACAATCGCATGGGTGTGGCTGACTCTAACTGGCAGTTGACAGACGCAAATCGTGATTATAAG ATCTGTGAGACATATCCCAGAGAACTTTATGTTCCCAGGACTGCAAGCAAGCATATAATAGTTGGCAGTTCTAAATTCCGAAGCAAAGGAAGATTCCCTGTGCTGTCATATTATCATAAAGATAATGAG GCTGCCATTTGCAGATGTAGTCAGCCTCTCTCAGGCTTCAGTGCCAGATGTCTGGAGGACGAGCAGATGTTGCAAGAAATCAGTAAAGCCACTCCTGCTAGTAGCTATATGTATGTCGTGGACACCAGGCCTAAA ctGAATGCATTGGCGAACAGAGCGGCAGGTAAAGGCTATGAAAACGAAGACAACTATTCCAATATTAGATTCCAGTTTGTTGGAATTGAAAACATCCATGTAATGAGGTCCAGCCTGCAGAAGCTTTTGGAAG TCTGTGGAACAAGAGGCCTAACAGTCAATGATTTTCTGTCTGGTTTGGAGAGCTCTGGATGGTTGCGACACATCAAAGCGGTGTTGGATGCTGCTATCTTCTTAGCCAAA GCCATCGCTCTCGAGCGTGCAAGCGTGTTAGTACATTGCTCCGATGGCTGGGACCGGACGTCTCAAGTGTGTTCCCTTGGTTCTTTGTTGTTGGATCCATTTTATAGGACAATCAAAGGATTCATG GTTTTAGTTGAGAAAGATTGGATTGCTTTTGGACACAAATTTTCAGACAG GTATGGACAACTGGATGGTGACCCAAAGGAAATCTCACCAGTCTTCACCCAGTTTTTAGAAAGTGTCTGGCACCTGACGGAACAGTTCCCGCAAGCCTTTGAGTACAACGAGGCTTTTCTCCTTCAGATCCATGAACACGTCCATTCGTGCCAGTTTGGAAACTTCATTGGAAACTGCCAAAAAGACCGAGAAGAACTAAG ATTGAAAGAGAAGACTTATTCACTGTGGCCTTTCCTTCTGGATGAGCATGAGAAATATCTAAACCCCGTCTACAATGAGAATTTTTCTGAGTCGCTTACGGTTCTGGAGCCTGACACAGTATCCTTTAATTTTAA GTTTTGGAGAAACATGTATCATCAGTTTGATCACACCATGCATCCCAGGCAATCTGTGCTCAGCCATGTCATGAGCATGAGTGAGCAAAATAAACTACTGGAGAAAGACATTAAGGAACTGGAAGCT AAACTAGGCCATGTAAAGAAGGAATTGGATACAGCCTTCACTAAGGAAACTTTGCGATCTGTTCATCCTGTGTCCCCCGTCCTTAAAACGCCCCAGTGCTTTAAGAAAGAGCAGCCTCTCTTGCATGGGAATGACTGCATTCGAACGATAGAGGGCTCCAACGCAGCAGATAACCGGTACAGCGAGTATATGGAAGAGCTCTCCAAGACGGAGCCTAATGTCGTCAGTCTGGAGTACGGTGTGGCAAGAATGACGTGTTAA